The Oxalobacteraceae bacterium OTU3CINTB1 genome includes a window with the following:
- a CDS encoding xanthine dehydrogenase family protein molybdopterin-binding subunit, producing MLTNFNPMELPRTLQNMIEREQGTVLASASPPRRAFLKVMGLSGLALGTFPGMTLAQEATGLKPTGQPLAFVRIAPDGVVTVTINRLEFGQGVQTGLPMILAEELDADWALVTARMGTDDPAYIDPVFGMHMTGGSGAIKHSYTQYRELGARARAMLLTAAAQRWNVDVATLQTRAGKVLGPGGRQIGYGELAQDAAALPVPQKVVLKDPKDFRIIGRATGRIDAKAKSSGKQAFGIDTHLDGQLTAVVARPPVFGARIKSVDDSAARAIKGVRAVLRVPLDRGAEGVAVVADGYWNAKRGRDALKLEWNSDDVEKVDSEKQLAQYRALAGQPGNRKFDADMAPLAGAPLSIKADFVFPYLAHAPMEPLNCTVKLDDGTGEIWTGTQMPGLDAAAAARVLGLKQDKVKMNVAVAGGGFGRRAVPTNDFVVEACEIAKAARAAGVVAPIRTVWSREDDIRGGYYRPMHLHRAHIGFDASGNVLAWDHAIVGQSITAGSPFEPFQVKNGIDGTATEGMRDPYPFPMRLTVHHPKQNVPVLWWRSVGSNHTAFVMETLIDEIARMTKQDPVAYRMRLLSPKQARHRAALQLAVDKSGYGKRRLAAGRAWGVAVHESFDSVVAYVVEASVKEGEPVLHRVTAGVHCNLAVNPRSIEAQVQGGALMGLSMCLPGAAITLKDGVVEQSNFGDFAVPRMPSMPAVDVHIVPSAEPPTGIGEPGLPPLGPAFANALARVTGKPLRDMPFKLA from the coding sequence ATGCTGACCAACTTCAATCCGATGGAATTGCCGCGCACGCTGCAAAACATGATCGAGCGCGAGCAGGGCACCGTCTTGGCCTCGGCCAGTCCTCCGCGCCGCGCCTTCCTCAAGGTGATGGGCTTGTCCGGCCTGGCGCTGGGGACGTTCCCGGGCATGACGCTGGCGCAGGAGGCCACCGGCCTCAAACCGACCGGGCAGCCGCTGGCTTTCGTCCGGATCGCGCCGGACGGCGTCGTCACCGTCACCATCAACCGGCTCGAATTCGGCCAGGGCGTGCAGACCGGGCTGCCGATGATCCTGGCCGAGGAACTCGACGCCGACTGGGCGCTCGTCACCGCGCGGATGGGCACCGACGATCCGGCGTATATCGATCCGGTGTTCGGCATGCACATGACCGGCGGCTCCGGCGCCATCAAGCACAGTTATACCCAGTACCGCGAACTGGGCGCGCGCGCCCGCGCGATGCTGCTGACGGCCGCCGCGCAACGCTGGAACGTCGACGTGGCGACCTTGCAAACCCGCGCCGGCAAGGTGCTGGGGCCGGGCGGGCGTCAAATAGGCTATGGCGAGCTGGCGCAGGACGCCGCCGCGCTGCCGGTGCCGCAAAAGGTGGTGCTGAAGGACCCCAAGGACTTCCGCATCATCGGCCGCGCCACCGGCCGCATCGACGCCAAGGCCAAGAGCAGCGGCAAGCAGGCGTTCGGCATCGATACCCATCTTGATGGCCAGTTGACGGCGGTGGTGGCGCGGCCGCCGGTGTTCGGCGCCCGCATTAAATCGGTCGACGACAGCGCCGCGCGCGCCATCAAGGGTGTGCGCGCGGTGCTGCGCGTGCCGCTAGACCGTGGCGCGGAAGGCGTGGCCGTGGTGGCCGATGGCTACTGGAACGCCAAGCGCGGGCGCGACGCCCTGAAACTGGAGTGGAACAGCGACGATGTCGAAAAGGTCGACAGCGAAAAGCAGCTCGCCCAGTACCGCGCGCTGGCCGGCCAGCCCGGCAACCGCAAGTTCGACGCCGACATGGCGCCGCTGGCCGGCGCGCCGCTGAGCATCAAGGCGGACTTCGTGTTCCCGTATCTCGCCCACGCGCCGATGGAACCGCTGAATTGCACCGTCAAGTTGGACGACGGCACCGGCGAAATATGGACCGGCACCCAGATGCCGGGCCTCGACGCGGCCGCCGCCGCGCGCGTGCTGGGCCTCAAGCAGGACAAGGTCAAGATGAACGTCGCGGTAGCAGGCGGTGGTTTCGGCCGCCGCGCCGTGCCCACCAACGACTTCGTGGTGGAGGCGTGCGAGATCGCCAAGGCCGCCCGGGCGGCCGGCGTGGTCGCGCCGATCCGCACCGTGTGGAGCCGCGAGGACGACATCCGCGGCGGCTACTACCGCCCGATGCACCTGCACCGCGCCCACATCGGCTTCGACGCCAGCGGCAACGTGCTGGCGTGGGACCACGCCATCGTCGGCCAGTCGATCACGGCCGGCTCGCCGTTCGAGCCGTTCCAGGTGAAGAACGGCATCGACGGCACCGCCACCGAAGGTATGCGCGATCCGTACCCATTCCCGATGCGCCTGACCGTGCACCATCCGAAGCAGAACGTGCCGGTCCTGTGGTGGCGCAGCGTTGGTTCCAACCACACCGCCTTCGTCATGGAGACGCTGATCGACGAGATCGCGCGCATGACCAAACAGGACCCGGTGGCGTATCGCATGCGTCTTCTCAGCCCGAAGCAGGCGCGCCACCGCGCCGCGCTGCAGCTGGCGGTCGACAAGAGCGGCTATGGCAAACGCCGTCTGGCGGCGGGACGCGCCTGGGGCGTGGCGGTGCACGAGTCGTTCGACAGCGTGGTGGCGTATGTGGTGGAGGCGTCGGTCAAGGAGGGCGAGCCGGTGCTGCACCGCGTCACCGCCGGCGTGCACTGCAACCTGGCGGTCAACCCGCGCAGCATCGAGGCGCAGGTGCAGGGCGGGGCGCTGATGGGCTTGTCGATGTGCCTGCCCGGCGCGGCGATCACGCTCAAGGATGGCGTGGTCGAGCAAAGCAATTTCGGCGATTTCGCGGTGCCGCGCATGCCCAGCATGCCGGCGGTCGACGTGCATATCGTGCCGAGCGCCGAACCGCCGACCGGCATCGGCGAGCCGGGCCTGCCGCCACTGGGGCCGGCCTTCGCCAATGCGCTGGCGCGCGTGACCGGCAAGCCGCTGCGCGACATGCCGTTCAAGCTGGCGTGA
- a CDS encoding glycosyltransferase, with protein MMPELSIVIPVYNEEEGLPGLFARLYPALDALRTGYEIVFVNDGSRDASVSLLAEQFRRRPDVTRVVLFNGNYGQHMAILAGFQSARGEIMVTLDADLQNPPEEIGKLVDKIRAGHDYVGSIRRVRQDSAWRTLASKAMNRMRERITHIRITDQGNMLRAYGRNVIDLVNQCAEVNTFVPALAYTFARNPAEVVVEHEERAAGASKYSFYSLIRLNFDLVTGFSLVPLQMFSMLGMALSGASGLLVLVLLTRRLLLGAEAEGAFTLFALLFFLMGVILFGIGLLGEYIGRIYQQVRARPRYVVETILEELAPAARRQVADAANAAAISQREQRGVGR; from the coding sequence ATGATGCCCGAATTGTCCATCGTCATTCCGGTCTACAACGAGGAGGAGGGGCTGCCGGGCCTGTTCGCGCGCCTGTATCCGGCACTCGACGCGCTGCGCACCGGCTACGAGATCGTGTTCGTCAACGACGGCAGCCGCGACGCCTCGGTATCGTTGCTGGCCGAGCAGTTCCGGCGGCGGCCCGACGTCACCCGGGTGGTACTGTTCAACGGCAATTACGGCCAGCACATGGCGATCCTGGCCGGCTTCCAATCAGCGCGCGGCGAAATCATGGTCACCCTCGACGCCGACCTGCAAAACCCGCCCGAGGAGATCGGCAAGCTGGTCGACAAGATCCGCGCGGGCCACGACTACGTCGGCTCGATCCGGCGCGTGCGCCAGGATTCGGCCTGGCGCACGTTGGCATCGAAGGCGATGAACCGGATGCGCGAGCGCATCACCCACATCCGCATCACCGACCAGGGCAACATGCTGCGCGCCTACGGCCGCAATGTCATCGACTTGGTCAACCAGTGCGCCGAGGTCAACACCTTCGTGCCGGCGCTGGCCTACACCTTCGCGCGCAATCCGGCCGAGGTCGTGGTCGAGCACGAGGAGCGCGCGGCCGGCGCGTCGAAGTATTCGTTCTACAGCCTGATACGGCTCAACTTCGACCTGGTGACCGGCTTCTCGCTGGTTCCGCTGCAAATGTTCTCGATGCTGGGCATGGCGCTGTCGGGCGCCTCGGGTCTGTTGGTGCTGGTGCTGTTGACGCGCCGGCTGCTGCTCGGCGCCGAGGCCGAAGGCGCGTTCACCTTGTTCGCGCTGCTGTTCTTCTTGATGGGCGTGATCTTGTTCGGCATCGGCTTGCTGGGGGAGTACATCGGCCGCATCTACCAGCAGGTGCGCGCGCGGCCGCGCTATGTGGTGGAAACCATCCTTGAGGAGCTGGCGCCGGCGGCGCGGCGGCAGGTGGCCGACGCCGCCAACGCGGCGGCCATCTCGCAGCGGGAACAGCGCGGGGTGGGGCGGTGA
- a CDS encoding glycosyltransferase family 39 protein: MLFGGFVLITLGALGVRTLVPPDEGRYAEIGREMFTSGDWITTRLNGIKYFEKPPLQAWMNALTFTLFGLGEWQARLWTGVCGIVGVVMTACAGRVVFSPRVGLYAGLVLASTLFWLASGQINSLDMSLSGMMATCLAAVLIAQRDGATAGQRRAWMLVAWAAMALAVLAKGLVGVVLPGAVLVLYGAAARDWRIWTRLHMGKGLLLFFTIAAPWFILVAQRNPEQPYFFFIHEHFDRFLSPGHQREGPWYAFIMLLLPGMLPWLGWLPHTLAAGARRAPGRFQPRLLLLIWFAFIFVFFSMSSSKLPGYIVPVFPALALLTALCLDAAGRRPHMVAAALLATVGALLVVAVPVALQIGVGAGGSAAHSLRSYQPWLMFAGCIMLVGGCLAWFHAAQERRDPAVLTMAVAGFLATHLIVAGFEVYGKDRAGTALLPAIRAELTPATKLYAVGRYEQSLTFYLGRPAILVEYVDEFAFGLQQEPRLALSGLDEFVAQWRQDSAAGRPSMAIASQALYDRLRQRGVPMRLVARDARRLVISNQLTKELP, from the coding sequence ATGCTGTTCGGCGGCTTCGTCCTGATCACGCTGGGCGCGCTCGGCGTGCGAACGCTGGTGCCGCCCGACGAGGGCCGCTACGCCGAGATCGGCCGCGAGATGTTCACCAGCGGCGACTGGATCACCACGCGCCTGAACGGCATTAAATATTTCGAGAAGCCGCCGCTGCAAGCGTGGATGAACGCGCTGACCTTCACCCTGTTCGGCCTGGGCGAATGGCAGGCGCGGCTGTGGACCGGCGTCTGCGGCATCGTCGGCGTGGTGATGACCGCCTGTGCCGGGCGTGTGGTGTTTTCGCCCCGCGTCGGGCTGTATGCCGGCCTGGTGCTGGCGTCGACGCTGTTTTGGCTGGCGTCGGGCCAGATCAATTCGCTCGACATGAGCCTGTCGGGCATGATGGCCACCTGCCTGGCGGCCGTGCTGATCGCCCAGCGCGATGGCGCCACCGCCGGCCAGCGGCGCGCCTGGATGCTGGTCGCGTGGGCGGCGATGGCACTGGCGGTGCTGGCCAAAGGCCTGGTCGGCGTGGTGCTGCCGGGCGCCGTGCTGGTGCTCTACGGCGCTGCCGCGCGCGATTGGCGCATCTGGACCCGCCTGCACATGGGCAAGGGATTGCTGTTGTTTTTCACCATCGCCGCGCCCTGGTTCATCCTGGTCGCCCAACGCAACCCCGAACAGCCGTATTTCTTCTTCATCCACGAGCATTTCGATCGCTTCCTGAGCCCTGGCCACCAGCGCGAGGGGCCGTGGTACGCCTTCATCATGCTGCTGCTGCCTGGCATGTTGCCTTGGTTGGGCTGGTTGCCGCACACGTTGGCGGCCGGCGCCAGGCGCGCGCCGGGCCGGTTCCAGCCGCGATTGTTGTTGCTGATCTGGTTCGCCTTCATCTTCGTGTTTTTCAGCATGTCGAGCTCGAAGCTGCCCGGCTACATCGTGCCGGTGTTCCCGGCGTTGGCGTTGCTCACGGCGCTGTGCCTGGACGCCGCCGGCCGCCGTCCGCACATGGTCGCCGCCGCGCTGCTGGCGACGGTCGGCGCTTTGCTGGTGGTCGCGGTGCCGGTGGCGCTGCAGATAGGCGTGGGCGCGGGCGGCTCTGCGGCGCACAGCCTGCGCAGCTACCAGCCGTGGCTGATGTTCGCCGGCTGCATTATGTTAGTCGGCGGTTGCCTGGCGTGGTTCCACGCGGCCCAAGAGCGGCGCGATCCGGCCGTCTTGACGATGGCGGTGGCCGGCTTTCTCGCCACGCACTTGATCGTCGCCGGTTTCGAGGTGTACGGCAAGGACCGCGCCGGCACCGCGCTGCTGCCGGCGATCCGCGCCGAACTGACGCCGGCCACCAAGCTGTACGCCGTCGGCCGCTACGAGCAGTCGCTGACCTTCTATCTGGGCCGGCCGGCCATCCTGGTCGAATACGTGGACGAATTCGCCTTCGGGCTGCAACAGGAACCGCGACTGGCGCTGTCCGGACTGGACGAGTTCGTCGCCCAATGGCGGCAGGACAGCGCCGCCGGCCGGCCCTCGATGGCCATCGCCAGCCAAGCCCTGTACGACCGGCTGCGCCAGCGCGGCGTGCCGATGCGGCTGGTGGCACGCGACGCGCGCCGGCTCGTGATCTCCAATCAACTGACGAAAGAATTGCCATGA
- a CDS encoding DegT/DnrJ/EryC1/StrS aminotransferase family protein produces MTRELPFLPFSRPTIDESTIAAVGDVLRSGWITSGPKVREFEERLSAYFGGRPVLTFNSGTSTMEIALRVTGIGPGDEVITTPISWPATANVILAVGATPVFADIDPATRNIDLDRLEAAITPRTRALLPVHLSGLPVDMERLYAIAARHRLRVVEDAAQAFGSRWQGRRIGAFGDLVSFSFQANKNLTTGEGGCLVLNDADEAALAARHRLQGVTRSGVDGIDVDLPGGKHNMSDIMAAIGLGQFANIEAVTAHRRALARHYFARFGDGFEAASGARLPLADFDHSNWHLFQIILPDRGASTRADFMEAMARRGIGTGFHYAAIHLFSLYRARGYAEGMFPVAERVGRLTVTLPMFHAMTFEDVERVVAAVEAILIHPQASQ; encoded by the coding sequence ATGACGCGCGAGCTGCCTTTCCTGCCGTTCTCTCGGCCCACCATCGACGAGAGCACCATCGCCGCCGTGGGCGACGTGCTGCGCTCCGGCTGGATCACCAGCGGCCCCAAAGTACGCGAGTTCGAGGAGCGTCTGTCCGCATATTTTGGCGGGCGGCCCGTATTGACCTTCAACTCCGGCACCAGCACCATGGAGATAGCCCTGCGCGTGACCGGCATCGGCCCCGGCGACGAGGTGATCACCACGCCGATCTCGTGGCCGGCCACCGCCAATGTCATTCTCGCCGTGGGCGCCACGCCGGTGTTCGCGGATATCGATCCGGCCACCCGCAACATCGATCTCGATCGACTTGAAGCCGCCATCACGCCGCGCACGCGTGCGCTGCTGCCGGTGCATTTATCCGGCCTGCCGGTGGACATGGAGCGCCTGTACGCGATCGCCGCGCGCCACCGGCTACGCGTGGTGGAGGACGCCGCGCAGGCGTTTGGCTCGCGCTGGCAAGGCAGGCGGATCGGCGCGTTCGGCGATCTGGTGTCGTTCAGCTTTCAAGCCAATAAAAACCTGACCACCGGCGAGGGCGGCTGCCTGGTGCTGAACGACGCGGACGAGGCGGCGCTGGCGGCCAGGCACCGCCTGCAGGGCGTCACCCGCAGCGGTGTCGACGGCATCGATGTCGATCTTCCCGGTGGCAAGCACAACATGAGCGACATCATGGCGGCGATCGGCCTGGGCCAGTTCGCCAACATCGAGGCCGTCACCGCGCACCGGCGCGCGCTGGCGCGCCACTATTTCGCCCGCTTCGGCGACGGCTTCGAAGCCGCGAGCGGCGCCCGGCTGCCGCTGGCCGATTTCGACCACAGCAACTGGCATCTGTTCCAGATCATCCTGCCCGACCGGGGGGCGTCCACGCGCGCCGACTTCATGGAGGCGATGGCGCGCCGGGGGATCGGCACCGGCTTCCATTACGCGGCGATTCATTTGTTCAGCCTGTACCGCGCGCGCGGCTACGCGGAAGGCATGTTCCCGGTCGCCGAACGCGTCGGCCGCCTGACGGTGACCTTGCCGATGTTCCACGCGATGACGTTTGAGGACGTCGAGCGCGTGGTGGCGGCCGTCGAAGCTATCCTGATCCACCCGCAGGCGTCCCAATGA